In one window of Opitutus sp. GAS368 DNA:
- the pstB gene encoding phosphate ABC transporter ATP-binding protein PstB, whose product MPEPVVPPAAPRPVSVAPAAPVNPAARAVIEIDDVDFNYGPSRALHDITLNIQERQVTAFIGPSGCGKSTLLRCLNRMNDLIDGAHVSAGQIRIDGVNIYDPRVDVIELRKRVGMVFQKSNPFPKSIYENITYGLRIQGQKNKARLDEVVERSLRGAALWDEVKDRLHESALGMSGGQQQRLCIARAIAVEPEIILMDEPCSALDPIATAKVEELIHELKKSFTIVIVTHNMQQAARCSDRTAFFYLGKLIEYADTRTIFMNPANPQTEAYVSGRFG is encoded by the coding sequence ATGCCCGAACCCGTTGTTCCCCCCGCCGCGCCCCGCCCGGTGTCCGTGGCCCCCGCGGCCCCGGTCAATCCCGCCGCCCGCGCCGTCATCGAGATCGACGACGTCGATTTCAACTACGGCCCGTCGCGGGCGCTGCACGACATCACCCTCAACATCCAGGAACGGCAGGTGACCGCCTTCATCGGACCCTCGGGTTGCGGAAAGAGCACGCTGCTGCGCTGTCTCAACCGGATGAACGACCTGATCGACGGCGCGCACGTGTCCGCGGGCCAGATCCGGATCGACGGCGTCAACATCTACGATCCGCGGGTCGACGTCATCGAGCTGCGGAAGCGGGTCGGCATGGTTTTCCAGAAGTCCAATCCCTTTCCCAAGTCCATTTACGAGAACATCACCTACGGTCTGCGCATCCAGGGCCAGAAGAACAAGGCCCGGCTGGACGAGGTCGTCGAGCGCAGCCTGCGCGGCGCGGCGCTGTGGGACGAGGTGAAGGACCGCCTGCACGAGAGCGCGCTCGGCATGTCGGGCGGCCAGCAGCAGCGCCTCTGCATCGCCCGCGCCATCGCGGTCGAGCCCGAGATCATCCTGATGGACGAGCCCTGCTCGGCCCTCGACCCCATCGCCACCGCCAAGGTCGAGGAGCTGATCCACGAGTTGAAGAAGTCGTTCACCATCGTCATCGTGACGCACAACATGCAGCAGGCCGCGCGCTGCTCGGACCGCACGGCCTTCTTTTATCTCGGCAAACTCATCGAATACGCCGATACCCGCACCATCTTCATGAATCCCGCCAACCCCCAGACCGAGGCCTACGTCTCGGGCCGTTTCGGCTGA
- the pstA gene encoding phosphate ABC transporter permease PstA, which yields MTPPPTTAQAIFGRPTPAKRVEKGVFWLLRLCTYFVLLCAAFIFWDIGSKGGSVIFQRHAPFINVPFLTQAPETLNVFELGGRKQSMGDRAFREFKATHAAELKGVAVETYVYSAGGIFPNIVGTVLLVLGSIIIALVLGVMSAIYLSEYALDGPFIRFLRLSIINLAGVPSIVFGLFGFGLFVVGFKIGAIQFFGWNVSLLAGWLTLAFMVLPIIITASEESLKGVPKGYREGSLALGATKFQTIVTNVLPYALPGILTSSVLAIARVAGETAPIMFTAAFVMRDELPWQVQKWTDFIFQGVMALPYHIYVVASKIPQNEYTRDVQYGTAFVFLFTVAAIAMTAVILRQRLRKRYKW from the coding sequence ATGACGCCCCCGCCCACCACCGCGCAGGCCATCTTCGGCCGGCCCACGCCCGCCAAGCGGGTGGAAAAGGGCGTCTTCTGGCTGCTCCGCCTGTGCACCTACTTTGTGCTGCTGTGCGCCGCCTTCATCTTCTGGGACATCGGGAGCAAGGGCGGCAGCGTGATTTTCCAGCGGCACGCCCCGTTCATCAACGTGCCGTTCCTGACCCAGGCGCCCGAGACCCTCAACGTCTTCGAACTCGGCGGCCGGAAGCAGAGCATGGGGGACCGGGCCTTCCGCGAGTTCAAGGCGACGCATGCCGCGGAACTGAAGGGCGTGGCGGTGGAGACCTACGTCTATTCCGCCGGCGGCATCTTCCCCAACATCGTCGGCACGGTGCTGCTGGTGCTCGGCTCGATCATCATCGCGCTCGTGCTGGGGGTGATGAGCGCCATCTACCTGAGCGAATACGCCCTCGACGGCCCCTTCATCCGCTTCCTCCGGCTGTCGATCATCAACCTCGCGGGCGTGCCCTCGATTGTCTTCGGCCTGTTCGGTTTCGGCCTGTTTGTCGTGGGTTTCAAGATCGGCGCGATCCAGTTCTTCGGCTGGAATGTCTCGCTGCTGGCCGGCTGGCTGACCCTGGCCTTCATGGTGCTGCCGATCATCATCACGGCGTCCGAGGAGTCGCTCAAGGGCGTGCCCAAGGGCTACCGGGAGGGCTCGCTGGCGCTCGGGGCCACGAAGTTCCAGACCATCGTGACCAACGTCCTGCCCTACGCCCTCCCGGGCATCCTGACCTCCTCCGTGCTCGCCATCGCCCGCGTGGCCGGCGAGACCGCGCCGATCATGTTCACCGCGGCGTTCGTCATGCGCGACGAGCTGCCCTGGCAGGTGCAGAAGTGGACCGACTTCATCTTCCAGGGGGTCATGGCGCTGCCGTATCACATCTACGTCGTCGCCTCCAAGATCCCGCAAAACGAATACACGCGGGACGTGCAATACGGCACGGCCTTTGTGTTCCTGTTCACCGTCGCCGCCATCGCGATGACCGCGGTCATCCTGCGCCAGCGGCTCCGCAAACGCTACAAATGGTAA
- the pstC gene encoding phosphate ABC transporter permease subunit PstC, with translation MPATTDSPPLPRMATREILLRKRRGWFFGLTGDQFVKYVFQGNATISIIVLGLITFTIFRDAVGFIPMNHANLAVYRLAGLEYVDLYRGQVTAHSTMSRYLASLRTQQLDLLMKKEGLAPAAAMARLADFDAFANKFADTINEQETLLGTMTDLATGVKERQKVAEDLTVAKQNLLAAMAGAPPERAAELQKEADAIKIETVDFQAEIKPLLALRPDIAAANAGQIAAIQALMVQAPKFSDAVLNRRMEKFQGFVQGYFKEVEAVTQKMAAWDQAKPISWLEALNAFAFGREWVTASFWQDWYGIIPLLSGSLLIAFIAMMIALPLGVAAAIYVNQVARPWELKVIKPYIEFISAIPSVVLGFFGIAMLGETLRRFSQNPAFDWVPGFPMAERLNATTAACLLALMAIPTIFSLAEDAINNVPRSFKEASFALGATRLQTIIHITVPAALSGIVAAILLGFGRVVGETMVVLLCAGNRIQTPDLSAGLGVIFQPVHTMTGIIAQEMGEVVRNSIHYRALFMVGVVLFLISMLINWLAQKIVRRYRISIG, from the coding sequence ATGCCTGCCACCACCGACAGCCCTCCGCTTCCCCGCATGGCCACCCGCGAGATCCTGCTGCGGAAGCGGCGCGGCTGGTTTTTCGGCCTGACCGGCGACCAGTTCGTCAAATATGTCTTCCAGGGGAACGCCACGATCTCAATCATCGTGTTGGGGCTGATTACCTTCACGATTTTCCGGGATGCGGTGGGCTTCATTCCGATGAACCACGCGAACCTGGCCGTCTACCGGCTCGCGGGGCTGGAGTATGTCGACCTGTATCGCGGCCAGGTCACCGCCCACAGCACGATGTCGCGTTATCTGGCCAGCCTGCGGACGCAGCAGCTCGACCTGCTGATGAAGAAGGAGGGGCTGGCCCCGGCCGCCGCCATGGCGCGGCTGGCGGACTTTGATGCGTTCGCGAACAAGTTCGCCGACACCATCAACGAGCAGGAGACCCTGCTGGGCACCATGACCGACCTCGCCACCGGCGTGAAAGAGCGCCAGAAGGTGGCCGAAGACCTGACGGTCGCGAAGCAGAACCTGCTGGCGGCCATGGCTGGCGCCCCGCCCGAGCGGGCCGCCGAGCTGCAGAAGGAGGCCGATGCCATCAAGATCGAGACGGTGGATTTCCAAGCCGAGATCAAACCCCTGCTGGCCCTCCGGCCCGACATTGCCGCCGCCAATGCCGGCCAGATCGCGGCGATCCAGGCACTCATGGTGCAGGCGCCGAAGTTCAGCGATGCCGTGCTGAACCGGCGCATGGAGAAGTTCCAGGGTTTTGTGCAGGGCTATTTCAAGGAAGTGGAGGCGGTTACGCAAAAGATGGCGGCCTGGGACCAGGCCAAGCCGATCAGCTGGCTGGAGGCGCTCAACGCCTTTGCCTTCGGCCGCGAATGGGTCACCGCCAGCTTCTGGCAGGACTGGTATGGCATCATTCCGCTGCTCAGCGGCTCGCTGCTCATCGCCTTCATCGCCATGATGATTGCGCTGCCGCTGGGGGTCGCCGCGGCGATCTACGTCAACCAGGTGGCCAGGCCCTGGGAACTGAAGGTCATCAAGCCCTATATCGAGTTCATCTCGGCCATTCCCAGCGTGGTACTCGGCTTCTTCGGCATCGCCATGCTGGGCGAGACCCTGCGCCGCTTTTCCCAGAACCCCGCGTTCGACTGGGTGCCGGGCTTTCCGATGGCGGAGCGCCTGAATGCCACCACCGCCGCCTGCCTGCTCGCGCTCATGGCCATCCCGACGATCTTCTCGCTGGCGGAGGACGCCATCAACAACGTGCCGCGCTCCTTCAAGGAGGCTTCGTTCGCCCTCGGCGCGACCCGGCTGCAGACGATCATCCACATCACCGTGCCGGCGGCGCTCTCCGGCATCGTGGCGGCCATCCTGCTCGGCTTCGGCCGCGTGGTCGGCGAGACCATGGTCGTGTTGCTGTGCGCGGGCAACCGCATCCAGACGCCCGACCTGTCCGCCGGGCTGGGGGTCATCTTCCAGCCCGTGCACACGATGACGGGCATCATCGCGCAGGAGATGGGCGAGGTGGTGCGCAACAGCATCCATTACCGGGCGCTGTTCATGGTCGGCGTGGTGCTGTTCCTGATTTCCATGCTCATCAACTGGCTGGCGCAAAAAATCGTGCGCCGCTACCGGATCTCCATCGGATGA